One Vibrio taketomensis DNA window includes the following coding sequences:
- the rplB gene encoding 50S ribosomal protein L2, producing MAIVKCKPTSAGRRHVVKVVNADLHKGKPYAPLLEKNSKNGGRNNNGRITVRHIGGGHKHHYRLVDFKRTKDGIPAKVERLEYDPNRSANIALVLYADGERRYILAPKGLKAGDAIQSGVDAPIKAGNALPMRNIPVGSTVHNVELKPGKGGQLARSAGAYAQIVARDGSYVTIRLRSGEMRKVLSEGRATIGEVGNSEHMLRELGKAGAKRWRGVRPTVRGVVMNPVDHPHGGGEGRTSGGRHPVSPWGMPTKGFKTRKNKRTDKYIVRRRNK from the coding sequence ATGGCTATTGTTAAATGTAAGCCGACTTCGGCTGGTCGTCGTCACGTAGTTAAAGTTGTTAACGCTGACCTACACAAGGGTAAGCCTTACGCACCTCTTCTAGAGAAAAACTCTAAGAACGGTGGTCGTAACAACAACGGTCGTATCACAGTACGTCACATCGGCGGTGGTCATAAACACCACTACCGTCTAGTTGACTTTAAACGTACTAAAGACGGTATCCCAGCGAAAGTTGAGCGTCTAGAATACGATCCAAACCGTAGCGCGAATATCGCTCTAGTTCTGTACGCAGACGGTGAGCGTCGTTACATCCTAGCACCTAAAGGTCTAAAAGCTGGTGATGCAATCCAGTCTGGTGTTGATGCACCAATCAAAGCTGGTAACGCACTTCCAATGCGTAACATCCCAGTAGGTTCAACTGTACACAACGTTGAACTTAAACCTGGTAAAGGTGGTCAGCTAGCTCGTTCGGCTGGTGCATATGCTCAAATCGTTGCTCGCGACGGTTCATATGTAACTATCCGTCTACGTTCTGGCGAAATGCGCAAAGTATTGTCTGAAGGCCGTGCAACAATCGGTGAAGTAGGCAACTCTGAGCACATGCTACGTGAATTAGGCAAAGCTGGTGCTAAGCGCTGGCGTGGTGTTCGCCCTACCGTTCGCGGTGTGGTAATGAACCCGGTTGACCACCCACACGGTGGTGGTGAAGGTCGTACATCAGGCGGTCGTCACCCAGTATCACCATGGGGTATGCCAACTAAAGGCTTCAAGACTCGTAAGAACAAACGCACTGACAAGTACATCGTACGTCGTCGTAACAAGTAA
- the rpsS gene encoding 30S ribosomal protein S19: MPRSLKKGPFIDLHLLKKVEKAVESGDKKPLKTWSRRSMIIPTMIGLTIAVHNGRQHVPVFVTEEMIGHKLGEFAPTRTYRGHAADKKAKKR; the protein is encoded by the coding sequence ATGCCACGTTCTCTCAAGAAAGGTCCATTTATTGACCTACACTTGCTGAAGAAGGTAGAGAAAGCGGTGGAAAGCGGAGACAAAAAGCCACTTAAGACTTGGTCCCGTCGCTCAATGATCATCCCTACGATGATCGGTTTGACCATCGCTGTCCATAATGGTCGTCAGCACGTACCAGTTTTCGTAACCGAAGAAATGATCGGTCACAAACTGGGTGAATTCGCACCAACTCGTACTTACCGCGGTCACGCTGCGGATAAGAAAGCTAAGAAGCGTTAA
- the rplV gene encoding 50S ribosomal protein L22 has product MEALAKHNFARISPQKARLVADQIRGKSVDQALEILTFSNKKAAELIKKVLESAIANAEHNEGADIDDLNVAKIFVDEGPVMKRIMPRAKGRADRILKRSSHITVVVADR; this is encoded by the coding sequence ATGGAAGCATTAGCTAAACATAACTTTGCTCGCATTTCGCCTCAGAAAGCTCGCTTAGTTGCAGATCAAATTCGTGGTAAATCAGTTGATCAAGCTCTAGAAATCTTGACTTTCAGCAACAAAAAAGCTGCTGAACTAATCAAGAAAGTTCTTGAATCAGCTATCGCGAACGCGGAGCACAACGAAGGTGCAGATATCGACGATCTAAATGTCGCTAAAATCTTCGTAGATGAAGGCCCAGTAATGAAGCGTATTATGCCTCGTGCTAAAGGTCGTGCGGATCGTATCTTGAAGCGTTCAAGCCACATCACTGTTGTTGTAGCAGATCGCTAA